The following coding sequences lie in one Saccopteryx bilineata isolate mSacBil1 chromosome 5, mSacBil1_pri_phased_curated, whole genome shotgun sequence genomic window:
- the SF3B1 gene encoding splicing factor 3B subunit 1 isoform X2, with translation MAKIAKTHEDIEAQIREIQGKKAALDEAQGVGLDSTGYYDQEIYGGSDSRFAGYVTSIAATELEDDDDDYSSSTSLLGQKKPGYHAPVALLNDIPQSTEQYDPFAEHRPPKIADREDEYKKHRRTMIISPERLDPFADGFYSAA, from the exons ATATTGAAGCACAGATTCGAGAAATTCAAGGCAAGAAGGCAGCGCTTGATGAAGCTCAAGGAGTGGGCCTTGATTCTACAGGTTATTATGACCAGGAAATATATGGTGGAAGTGACAGCAGATTTGCTGGATATGTGACATCAATTGCTGCAACTGAACTTGAAGAT GATGACGATGACTACTCATCATCTACAAGTTTGCTTGGTCAGAAGAAGCCAGGATATCATGCGCCTGTGGCACTGCTTAATGATATACCACAGTCAACGGAAcag TATGATCCATTTGCTGAACATCGCCCTCCGAAGATTGCCGACCGGGAAGATGAGTACAAAAAGCACAGGCGGACCATGATAATTTCCCCAGAGCGTCTTGATCCCTTTGCAGATG GCTTCTATTCTGCTGCTTGA